The Myxococcales bacterium nucleotide sequence GGCCTCGATGCGCTCGCGGAACTCGGGATCGCGCAGGCGCTCGGCCAGCTCGGCGGGCTTGATCGACGCCGGGAGCGCGTCGCCGCCCTCGGTGATCGGCTTGGATGCACGCGACTTGGCCATGCCGCGGCAGCCTACCCGAAAGGCGGCGCGCTTGCGCCGGCCACGGCGCCCGGGCATGGTCGCGGCGATGGCCCAGCGCATCCGCGACGACCTCGGCCGGGACGTGTGCCTGGTCCGCCCCCGCAGCGCATCGTGTCGCTGGTGCCGAGCGACACGTACACGCTGTTCGCGCTGGGCTGCGGCGAGCGCGTGGTCGGCCGCACCACGTACTGCGATCAGCCGGCGGCGGCGGCGGGGATCCCGACGGTGGGCGGCACCAAGGACGTCGACGTCGACGCCGTGCTGGCCCTGGCGCCCGAGCTGGTGATCGCCAACCAGGAGGAGAACACCCGACCGGCGCTCGAGCGCCTGGCCGCGCGGGTGCCGGTGCTGGTGTCGATGCCGCGGCGGGCCGCCGACGGCGTGGCCCACGTGGCGCGGCTGGCGCGGGCGCTGGACGTGGCCCGGACCCCGGCCGCGGTCGAGCTGGTCCGGCGCGGCTACGAGGCCTGCGCCGCGCCGCCGCCGCCGGCGCGCGGGCGGGCGTTCGTGCCGATCTGGATGGATCCGCTGATGACGATGAACGCCGACACCTTCGGCAGCGACGTGCTGGCGGCGGTCGGCATCGGCAACGCGTTCGACGATCGGCTGCGGCTGTACCCGCTGGCCGCCGATCTGGGCAAGGCCGCCGCCGCCGATCCGGGCGGGCGCGATCAGCGCTACCCGCGGGTCAGCGCCGACGAGGTCGTCGCGCGCGCCCCCGACCTGGTGCTCCTGCCCGACGAGCCGCGCGCGTTCACCGCGGCCGATCGCGCGACCCTGGCGGCGCTGCTCCCGGGCGCGCGCCAGGTCGACGTGTCGGGCCGCGACCTGTTCTGGTACGGCGCGTGGACGATCGAGGCGCTGCCGCGCCTGCGCGCCGCCGCCGCGAGCTGGTAGGGTCGGCGGCGCATGGAGCGCCTCCACGTC carries:
- a CDS encoding ABC transporter substrate-binding protein; its protein translation is MPGPPPQRIVSLVPSDTYTLFALGCGERVVGRTTYCDQPAAAAGIPTVGGTKDVDVDAVLALAPELVIANQEENTRPALERLAARVPVLVSMPRRAADGVAHVARLARALDVARTPAAVELVRRGYEACAAPPPPARGRAFVPIWMDPLMTMNADTFGSDVLAAVGIGNAFDDRLRLYPLAADLGKAAAADPGGRDQRYPRVSADEVVARAPDLVLLPDEPRAFTAADRATLAALLPGARQVDVSGRDLFWYGAWTIEALPRLRAAAASW